From the Leptospira biflexa serovar Patoc strain 'Patoc 1 (Paris)' genome, one window contains:
- a CDS encoding LTA synthase family protein, with translation MKKFFSHIPFYIRFHLLLAGLGIVFLTIYRIAFFLMYSYRMNDKSVWIILKAFLKGARFDISVLCVLLGFSLLYSTLHFLNRNRIYRAVWRTLPVVFIILLLFLLIADLIYYENGNKHLGYEAFAYLGFEMLPLVGSAFSQNPFLFLLGIVVIGGIGFGIYKIQSKFPYSHVNLHYKWAGLQFLLVLSLLILGIRGGIQTSPLRTSDAIITKETITNDLVLNPGFTVITDLKMTKVDDRHYMKLSDATSFVRKEVAYPGAEFVSEEYPLLRKTTVSSKKQLPHIVVVVLEGWTGKFIDIIGTGKVEGKVVTPYFNQLIRQGMFFKHFFASGGRTTNGLMALMGGIPDRPGLTAVRTPQILNRFSGLGNIAKTIGYETLFVTGTDLSFNNKGSIMYHWGFDTLVGKQDLEKNPDYKTGPWSYLDESSLDAMHKRLLNVSPEKPIVSVIHTGTTHYPYKVPDEKYRLFGKDTQDSEYLNVLHYADFALYEYLEKAKKAPYFKDTIFFFVSDHSHHRFLNYYEDRNVPLLIYAPGKIKPEIREDFTSQLDLIPTILGFMEREMYFSVMGRDLRKVKGSSAYFAYGNIFGWIEDDFLYYQSVTGGQGETKTIKEPFVDLGLCYQNLNLCKNHAEKTKAYLNLGDELLKSNKLFPSESVLKEIKSNTKY, from the coding sequence TGTTACTTGGGTTTAGTCTTTTGTATTCCACATTGCATTTTTTGAATCGCAATCGGATTTACAGAGCGGTTTGGCGGACACTTCCTGTTGTATTCATCATCCTTCTCCTTTTTTTACTCATTGCTGATTTGATTTATTATGAGAATGGAAACAAACACTTAGGATACGAAGCGTTTGCCTACCTTGGGTTTGAAATGTTGCCCCTTGTTGGTTCAGCCTTTTCGCAAAATCCATTTTTGTTTTTACTTGGGATCGTTGTCATTGGGGGCATTGGGTTTGGCATTTATAAGATCCAATCTAAGTTTCCGTATTCCCATGTGAATTTGCATTACAAATGGGCCGGGCTTCAATTTTTACTGGTCTTAAGCTTACTCATTCTTGGTATCAGGGGAGGGATCCAAACAAGCCCACTTCGAACAAGTGATGCCATCATCACAAAGGAGACCATTACCAATGATTTGGTTTTGAATCCTGGTTTTACTGTCATCACCGATCTCAAAATGACAAAGGTGGATGACCGCCATTATATGAAATTATCGGATGCCACATCATTTGTGCGAAAAGAAGTGGCATATCCCGGTGCCGAATTTGTGAGTGAGGAATACCCGCTACTTCGTAAAACTACTGTCAGTTCCAAAAAACAACTCCCTCATATCGTTGTGGTTGTGCTTGAGGGTTGGACAGGGAAGTTCATTGATATCATTGGGACTGGAAAAGTGGAAGGGAAGGTTGTCACCCCTTACTTCAACCAACTCATCCGCCAAGGAATGTTCTTTAAACATTTTTTTGCGAGTGGGGGTCGAACCACGAATGGTCTTATGGCGCTTATGGGTGGGATCCCTGACAGACCTGGTCTGACTGCCGTTCGTACGCCCCAAATCCTCAACCGGTTTTCGGGGCTTGGGAATATTGCAAAAACCATCGGTTATGAAACCCTTTTTGTCACAGGGACGGATTTGAGTTTTAATAACAAAGGGAGTATCATGTACCACTGGGGGTTTGATACCCTTGTCGGCAAACAAGACCTAGAAAAAAATCCAGACTATAAAACTGGACCTTGGAGTTACTTAGACGAATCGTCGCTTGACGCCATGCACAAACGTCTGTTAAACGTGAGTCCAGAAAAACCAATCGTCTCTGTGATCCATACAGGGACAACTCACTACCCATACAAAGTTCCAGATGAAAAATACCGTTTGTTTGGAAAGGACACACAAGATAGTGAATACCTAAATGTTTTACATTACGCAGACTTTGCCCTATATGAATATTTGGAAAAGGCAAAAAAGGCACCTTACTTTAAGGATACGATTTTCTTTTTTGTCTCCGACCATAGCCACCATAGGTTTCTCAATTATTATGAAGATCGAAATGTACCACTACTCATTTATGCCCCAGGGAAAATCAAACCAGAGATCCGGGAAGATTTTACGTCCCAACTTGATCTCATTCCGACCATCCTTGGGTTTATGGAAAGGGAAATGTATTTCAGCGTCATGGGCCGTGACCTAAGGAAGGTCAAAGGTTCTTCTGCGTATTTTGCGTATGGAAATATTTTTGGTTGGATCGAAGATGATTTTTTGTATTACCAATCGGTCACAGGTGGGCAAGGGGAAACCAAAACCATCAAGGAACCATTTGTGGACCTTGGACTCTGTTACCAAAACTTAAATTTATGCAAAAATCATGCAGAGAAAACAAAAGCGTATTTGAACTTAGGAGACGAACTTCTGAAGTCGAACAAATTGTTCCCTTCAGAGTCCGTCCTAAAAGAAATAAAATCTAATACCAAGTATTAG